The Gemmatimonadaceae bacterium genome contains the following window.
GTATCGTGAACTGCACGAGGTCGCCGGCCCGGTCTATGAGCGCGTGGTGGAGCGCGAGCCGGAGAACGCGGACGCACTGGTGGCCCTGGCCAACGCATACTGGCTCACCGGTCGTGGGCCGGACGTCGTGGGCGAGATTGCGGGCCGCGCGCTCGCGGCGGATCCGTCGAATCGCGCCGCCTGGCACCTCTGGGCGCTGACCGAGTCCTCGCCGCGCGGGCGGATGTCGCGCTGGCAGCAGGTCACGCAGCGCTTCCCGGAGGACAAGCTCGCGCACGCCGCGTTGGCCGACAACGCGGCAAGTGTCGCCAGCGCCGAGAACGATCCGGTCGCGCTCAAGCTGGCGATCGGTACCTATGAGCTCTTGATGGCGACCGCGACCGAGGCGCGAGAGCGCGAGGCGCTGGCCGCGGCGCTCACCACGCTGCGGAACTGGAAGGCCTAGCGCTGCCTCGACTGCGCGTCAGCCGACGCGCGGGACACGCTGGCTTGGCAGCGGCGCGAGCTTCTGGACCTGGATGCGCAGCAGGTCGAAGGAGAATGGCTTGAGCATCACCTCGCAGCCCGTCGCGCGTGCGACGCCTTCGGAGTCCTTGGTGCCGTCGCCGGTGACGAAGAGCGCGCGTCCGAGCAGCCAGGGCTGGCGCGCCGTCGCGAGATAGTAGAAGGCGTCGCCGCGCATCCCGGGGATGCGCACGTCGAGCACCATCGCGTCCACGCGCTCATCAAGCTGCAGCACCGCCTCGTCCGAGGACCCGGCGGTCAGGACCTCGTATCCCAACGGCTTGAGAAAGCGAACGACGAGCCGCGCAATGACGGGATCGTCGTCCACCACCAGAATCCGCGGGGCTGAGGCCTCAGGGGGCTTCATCGGCTGGCGGGGATCCCGGCGCCGGCATCAGCCGCTCGGCGAGCATCTGCACGAAGTCGTCCGGCGCGATCCGGTCGCGGGCGCGGGCGGTGGTCATCCCGCAGGCCCAGCGCATCGTCTTCGTGAGATGGTGTGGGCTCGAGAAGCGCAGGTGCTCGGCCACGTCCTCGATCGCATAGTCCGACTCGCGCAGAAAGGCGTAGGCGCGCAGCACGCGGGCACCGGCAATGATCTCGCGCGGCGAGGAGAGGTCGGCGCGCTCGCACTCGCGGTAGATCGTGCGGCGTGAGACGTTCGCGGCCGCGGCCAGGTCGGGGACACCCTTGAACGCCGCGGGCGTGTGAATCACGCGCTCGATGGCGTTGGAGACTGCCGCCGGGAGCGCGCGCAGCCGCGGCTGCAGCATCTCGCTCAGGCGCGCCGCGAGCGCCACGCCCGGCTGGCGCTCGAGCACGCGACGCAGCTGCCGCGGATCGTCATCAACGCCATAGATGATGAGCTGCTCCATTCCATCGCGCCCCAGCTCGATAAGCGGGCGGAGGGTGCTGGAGCCCAGTGCGGAGTAGACCACGAACGGGACCGAGCGAAACGCGCTCCGCAGCGTGCGGATTGGCTCGGTGCGCACCTCGCCAGCTGAGCCAAAGCTCGGATCCACGACGAGCACGTCCACGGGCTGTCGACGCACGATGCTGTCGGCATGATCCCAGTCGAGCGCGACGTGCAGGCGATGGGTCTCGCCAACGGCCCCACGAAGCTTCGCGAGCTTCTGGGCTTCGACACAGGCTGCAACAATCACCGAGACACCTCCAGTGGCAGTCTTCCAAAAACTGGCACAAAAAACATATATGACGACACAAATCAGCAGTTAAAGGAATCAAAATACTATCTAGCTTCGATACAGGAGTACCCACCCACTATCGGAGCCACAATGCGCAACACCCGCCTTCTCCTCACCGTCCTTTTCGCCGCGTTCGCCATCTCCAGCACCGCCTGCACCACCCCGCTCGGGCCAAAGCCGTCATCCGACGACGTCCACTCCACGGGATACTGAGTCCGGCGATCGCAGCTGGTCTACACAGCGACGCCGACCGACGCCAGGAGATTCTCAATCTCCGAAGCGATGTCTGGTGGAGCCTCGGATCGGGCCGGTCGACTTGCCTCAAGCGCCCGACGTGTGGCGCTGAGATCCGCCAGCATTCCCTCGAGCTCAAACTCGGTCTGATGTGCGCCGATGCGCGCGGCCAGCTCGAGGGCTGAGCGCAGCGGGGCTTCGGCTTCATCCAGGTGGCCGAACGCCACGAGGCCTTTGCCCACGTCCCGCATGAAGGTCAGGCGCGTCTTGGTGGGCAGCTTCGCCTTCTCGAGTGCGCGCCGATGCTGCACGAATCTGGGTTCGCTGCCCTCTCGAATCGCAAGGTCCATCAAGTTCTGCTCGGCGATCCACTTCGTTTCCTGCTGGTTGGCGGTGGCGACGAGCAGCGTGAGCGCCGCGCGGGCCGTGTCGAAGGCGCCCGTCAGTCCAAGAAAGTTGCCGAGGTCTCCGAGCACGCGTTCGCGCGCGTAGTCGGTGGTGGACTGCTGAAAGGCCTCGAACGCGAGCCGCACGGCCTGTTTGAGGTCCCCGCGGTTTCGGGCGATTCCTGCCCGGTCGTGCTTCGTGGCCACGACAACCTTCGCGGCCGGCGCACCGAGCGCGACGGCTTCGCTCGCGATCTTCAGCATCGAGGCGTCGGCCCCGGGGAGGTCGCCACGACCCCACTGGACCTTGGCTTCGCCGATGCGTGATTCGAGCACGCGCACGCGGTCTCGCATGCGGCCGGCGTGCATGCCCGCGGTCGAGTATGCGCGTGATGCCTGCTCGAACTCACCCATATTGCGGAGACAGAACCCCTGGCGCATGAACGCGTCGAAGGCCAGGTCGAAGTGCGCGCGCACGTCGACGAACCGACAGACGCTGGTATAGACGTCCGCCGCCTCGGCAAATCGCCCGCGTTGCTCAAGCAGCGCCCCGAGCGCATACACACGCGGCAGCACCGGCTGAGCGTCCGGCTCGTGCAGCATCGTGATCGCCTCGGCAACACGCCCAAGCGCTAGGCGCGACTCCTCGTCCCCCGGAATGCGATCGATCGCCCGGGTGGCGGCGGCATGGGAAGGGAACTCCGGAGCGGCCACGAGACCTCCGCTCTGCATCCACTCGTCAAACAGCCGGAGCACGAGGAACGTAGCCTCGGCGGAAGCGCGCTCCGAGTCAGTCCGAGCGCTGTCCAAGGCTTCCAGAAAGGCGATGTGTCGCAGGGCAGGTTTTGGGCCGCGAGGGCGTCTGATGGGCATAGGGCCAGATGAAATGTGTGGCAGGAACGTGGGGTTTCGGGCCGCTGGCGGCAAGATAGCGCGTCACCACGTGACGAGACAGCCTCTTGGCGAGGTTTACGTCCTGAACCTGTGAACTGTTGCATATCTTCACGCCCAGCCGCTGTAGAGCCCAAAACACGAGTCGGGCCGCAGCATAGAAGCTGAGGCCACAGCGGCGCCGTGAGCCAATGTCCGCCACGGCACCATCCACCTCACGGACAATCGTGGCGGCCTGGCATCGGATGCGGTTCGCTCAGTCGGTGCACCGGAGCACCGAGTGGGTCCCGGCACGCCGGGTGAAGACTCCGCGGCGCCGCGACGACACTTCCAACGACGAGGCTGCGTAGACAAGCGTGAGCAACGGCGCGAACGATGTGACCGCATCCCGTGTTAGTTGGTC
Protein-coding sequences here:
- a CDS encoding response regulator, with product MKPPEASAPRILVVDDDPVIARLVVRFLKPLGYEVLTAGSSDEAVLQLDERVDAMVLDVRIPGMRGDAFYYLATARQPWLLGRALFVTGDGTKDSEGVARATGCEVMLKPFSFDLLRIQVQKLAPLPSQRVPRVG
- a CDS encoding helix-turn-helix domain-containing protein; amino-acid sequence: MIVAACVEAQKLAKLRGAVGETHRLHVALDWDHADSIVRRQPVDVLVVDPSFGSAGEVRTEPIRTLRSAFRSVPFVVYSALGSSTLRPLIELGRDGMEQLIIYGVDDDPRQLRRVLERQPGVALAARLSEMLQPRLRALPAAVSNAIERVIHTPAAFKGVPDLAAAANVSRRTIYRECERADLSSPREIIAGARVLRAYAFLRESDYAIEDVAEHLRFSSPHHLTKTMRWACGMTTARARDRIAPDDFVQMLAERLMPAPGSPPADEAP